In a single window of the Mauremys reevesii isolate NIE-2019 linkage group 3, ASM1616193v1, whole genome shotgun sequence genome:
- the LOC120401378 gene encoding trace amine-associated receptor 4-like: MNSSNLWSPRNVQYCFDSVNNSCPRNVRSTISLWAMYIFMVGAIVLTMGGNMLVIISIAHFKQLHSPTNFLICSMATTDFLLSFMVMPYSMIRSIDSRWYFGDLFCKIHTCCDIMLCTTSIFHLCFISVDRYYAVCDPLHYITKITIPVIVLFLLISWSVPFLFAFSLVFSQLNTDGIEVYVASINCCGFCALIFNKFWGVMASLITFFFPGTVMVGIYVHIFTVARKHSRQIAKIPSVIKCVSAMKNKISTKKENKATKTLSIVMGVFVFCWLPFFILTIADPFINFSTPEDLYNAFLWLGYCNSTCNPIIYGLFYSWFRKAFKMIVTGKIFRPDSSTLTLFPTYT, from the coding sequence ATGAATTCATCCAACCTCTGGAGTCCACGGAATGTGCAGTATTGCTTTGACTCTGTTAACAATTCATGTCCTAGAAATGTAAGGTCTACAATCAGTCTTTGGGCTATGTACATCTTCATGGTGGGAGCAATAGTGCTCACAATGGGTGGAAATATGCTTGTGATCATTTCCATCGCTCATTTCAAACAGCTTCACTCTCCAACCAACTTCCTGATCTGCTCCATGGCAACTACCGACTTTTTGCTTAGTTTCATGGTTATGCCCTACAGTATGATCAGGTCTATAGACTCACGCTGGTATTTTGGAGACCTCTTCTGCAAAATCCATACTTGTTGTGATATAATGCTCTGCACCACCTCTATTTTCCATCTGTGTTTTATCTCTGTTGACCGTTACTATGCAGTTTGTGACCCACTGCATTATATCACCAAAATAACTATCCCTGTGATAGTGCTATTTTTATTAATTAGCTGGTCTGTCCCATTCTTATTTGCCTTTAGCCTAGTTTTTTCACAGCTGAATACTGATGGCATTGAAGTATATGTTGCTTCCATTAACTGCTGTGGTTTCTGTGCACTGATATTTAATAAGTTCTGGGGAGTGATGgcttctcttataaccttctttttCCCAGGCACAGTGATGGTGGGTATCTATGTCCACATATTTACAGTGGCAAGAAAGCATTCAAGACAAATTGCTAAAATCCCTAGTGTAATAAAATGTGTCTCtgcaatgaaaaacaaaatctccacaaaaaaagagaacaaagcaaCTAAAACTTTAAGTATAGTTatgggggtgtttgttttttgttggctGCCTTTCTTTATTCTTACAATAGCTGATCCTTTTATTAACTTCTCAACACCTGAAGACTTGTACAATGCCTTCCTCTGGCTGGGATACTGCAATTCTACTTGTAATCCAAtcatttatggtttattttattcttGGTTTCGCAAAGCATTTAAAATGATTGTGACTGGTAAAATCTTCAGACCAGATTCCTCTACTCTTACTTTGTTTCCCACATATACTTAA
- the LOC120401306 gene encoding trace amine-associated receptor 4-like gives MNSSNLWSPQNVQYCFDSVNNSCPRNVRSTISLWAMYIFMVGAIMLTMGGNMLVIISIAHFKQLHSPTNFLICSMATTDFLLSFMVMPYSMIKSIDSCWYFGDLFCKIHTFCDIMLCTTSIFHLCFISVDRYYAVCDPLHYVTKITIPVIVLFLLISWSVPFLLAFGLVFPELNIVGTEEYVTSIDCYGFCAFILKKLWGVIASLIAFFLPGTVMVGIYVHIFTVARKHSRQIAKIPSAIKCVSAMKNNISTKKENKATKTLSIVMGVFVFCWLPFFSLTIADAFINFSTPEDLYNAFLWLAYFNSTCNPIIYGLFYSWFRKAFKMIVTGTIFRPDSSTLTLFPSNT, from the coding sequence ATGAATTCATCCAACCTCTGGAGTCCACAGAATGTGCAGTATTGCTTTGACTCTGTTAACAATTCATGTCCTAGAAATGTAAGGTCTACAATAAGTCTTTGGGCTATGTACATTTTCATGGTGGGAGCAATAATGCTCACAATGGGTGGAAATATGCTTGTGATCATTTCCATCGCTCATTTCAAACAGCTTCACTCTCCAACCAACTTCCTGATCTGCTCCATGGCAACTACTGACTTTTTGCTTAGTTTCATGGTTATGCCCTACAGTATGATCAAGTCTATAGACTCATGCTGGTATTTTGGAGACCTCTTCTGCAAAATCCATACTTTTTGTGATATAATGCTCTGTACCACCTCTATTTTCCATCTGTGTTTTATCTCTGTTGACCGTTACTATGCAGTTTGTGACCCACTGCATTATGTCACCAAAATAACTATCCCTGTGATAGTACTATTTTTATTAATTAGCTGGTCTGTCCCATTCTTATTGGCTTTTGGCCTAGTTTTCCCAGAGTTGAATATTGTTGGCACTGAAGAATATGTGACTTCCATTGACTGCTATGGTTTCTGTGCCTTCATACTTAAGAAGCTCTGGGGAGTGATAGCTTCTCTTATAGCCTTCTTTCTCCCAGGCACAGTGATGGTGGGTATCTATGTCCACATATTTACAGTGGCAAGAAAGCATTCAAGACAAATTGCTAAAATCCCCAGTGCAATAAAATGTGTCTCTGCAATGAAAAACAACATCTCcacaaaaaaagagaacaaagcaaCTAAAACTTTAAGTATAGTTatgggggtgtttgttttttgttggctGCCTTTCTTTAGTCTTACGATAGCTGATGCTTTTATTAACTTCTCAACACCTGAAGATTTGTACAATGCCTTCCTCTGGCTGGCATACTTCAATTCTACTTGTAATCCAAtcatttatggtttattttattcttGGTTTCGCAAAGCATTTAAAATGATTGTGACTGGTACAATCTTCAGACCAGATTCCTCTACTCTTACTTTATTTCCCTCAAATACTTAG